In Nonlabens agnitus, the DNA window AAATGACAATTTGAGTGTGCCATCCTTAATAGGATTTGCCAGCAAGGTCATTTTTTCTGGCTTTTGGTCCAGCTGAAAATGCACCGTCGTAGGCTGTTCTAATGGTATTGCGTAAGATGAAAAACCCATCACGCCTAAAAGAAAAGAGAGTATAAGTATTTTCATAAGTGTCTAATTACGTGTAAAATTACAATTATTTTGTTATTTGTCGATATTAATCATCAGTTAAAAGATCGGGTCGTCGTTCTTTTGTTCTTTTAAATGCTTGTTCTTCTCGCCATTCATCAATTTTAGGCAGATTACCGCTCAATAAAATTTCAGGAACCTTGGCACCTTTATATTCTGCTGGTCTAGTATATACCGGTGGCGCCAGTAGTCCATCCTGAAAGCTGTCCGTCAGCGCGCTAGTTTCATCGCTTATCACATTGGGAATCAGCCTTATCACAGCGTCACATAATACGGCAGCACCCAACTCGCCACCGCTCAATACATAATCGCCTATGGAAATTTCCTTGGTCACATACAGGTCCCGCACACGTTGATCAACTCCTTTATAATGTCCACATAATATGATGATGTTCTCTTTTAATGACAACTGATTGGCGATGCCTTGATTCAAGGTTTCTCCGTCTGGTGTCATGTAAATGATCTCATCGTACTTGCGATCTGCACTCAACTCTGTAATCATTTTATCAATAGGTTCAATCATCATGACCATGCCGGCGCCACCTCCATATTGATAATCATCTACCTGGTTGTACTTGTTCAAACCATATCTGCGCAGGTCGTGCATGTGCACTTCCACGATTCCTTTTTCGACCGCGCGCTTCAATATAGACGCTTCAAAAGGACTTTGGATTAATTCTGGTAGTACGGTAATGATGTCTATTCTCAAAATAAATAACTTTGGGGCAAAAGTACTTCTTCTAAAAACATGCCGTAATGCAAGAAGCTTCGTTTTTTATTGGAATATATCTTTTTACGTTAGTTTAAACACTGTTTAGAATTTGATGAATTTATCGCTTTCGCGAAAGCGCAACTAATCTACCACCATATGCAAACGACTCAACCCTTGAACGATAATAATCTGAATCTACTGCGCATCCTTTACATTGTGAAGGCCTGCTTTAACTTTTTAGGGATGTTCTTTTTTATAGGATATGCCTTTATGGGCACCTTTTTTAAAGCGATGGTAAATACGTTTCCAAACCCGGCTCAAAATGAAGCGCATTTTCCAGAGGCCATGCAATGGATTTTTGTAATCGTAGGAACTATAGGAGCTGTAGTCCTTTTGACTTTTGGGATTTTGACGCTTATCGCAGCCTCAAAAATCAACTCGCGGAAGGGCTATAATTTTATTTTTGTAGTTGGTATCCTCAACTGCTTTACTGGGATGCTGGGAATTGCTTTGGGTGTTTTTACAATTATTGAACTGAGTAAACCTCAAGTCAAGGCGTTGTTCCAACCTCAACCTAAAACGCCCATAGGTTTTTAAGCGTTACTTTTCTTGACGATATCCTTCAAGATCTTGATGTGGTGATGCGTGTGGATCTTTAGGAATTTGATCGTTTCCTTTTTATCCAATGACCCAAATAATGGATGACGCATAAAAGCCTTTTCATCCAGATCCCTAATGGAATTCACCTGATGGAATGTGCGATCCAATCGCACCTTAATTGAATCTTTATCTAACTCACCTTCATCTGGCAGTACATCCTTAGGAGCTTTTCCCTTGCCACGAGGCATCCAGCTTGTATTCATAATCACAAACTTGAGCAAGGAAGATTTAGGTTTGAAGTCCTCTGGCTTTGACTGGCGCATCATTTCTGGAACACCTTCCAGAATGCGTAAACTGTGATCAATGTGCCAGTAAATCCCTTTAGCCGAAACATTGGGCGCCACCAGATTTCCTTTCTCAAGATAAGTTTCAAGTTGGTCAAATTGTTTTTGCAAAGGATTTTTCATGGACTTAATTTTGAATTACAAGATAGAGGTATCTGTGAATCTTTGACCATAAAAAAGCACTTTTCCAAATTTGGAAAAGTGCTTATGTTTTTAAATTATAATTTACTGCTATTCAGGAAGTAACACAAAGTCAATAGCGTGAACTACACCATTACTTCCAGTAACATTGGTAGCAATAACTTCAATATCATTATTCCCAGAGCCATCTGTAATGGTAACACCATTCGTAGTGTTGATAGTAAAAGTTCCTGTGGTTATCGGGTCTACGACCAGTCCATCAGTGATATCTTCTTGACGCACTGCGGCACCAGAAGCCACATGGTACAATAGGATCGCGTCTAAATTATCTAGGGCAAGTACATCTGCAATAGAATTAAGACCATCATTAGGATCTGCATCAATTAAAGCTTGAAATGCATCATTTGTTGGAGCGAATACTGTAAATGGTGCTGGATTTGTTCCAGTAGTCATAGTATTCTGTAGTGCGGGAACTAATTGTTCTTGGCTTAGAGCGGTAACTAAATTTGAAAACGTTGGATTTGACGCCGCAAGGGTCGCTACTGTTGGTAGGGTAATTACTTCGTCAACAACATGAACAACTCCGTTACTAACCGGAATGTCTGATGAACCAAGTTCAACAAATACAAAGTTGTTAATTAAAATACCGTCATTAGTATTGATAAACATATCAAAGGAATCTCCATCTGCGTTTACTGCTAAGGTTTTGTAATAGTTGGACTCCAAGTCTGCTGCTCTATTGACAGAACCTAAAACGTGATTTCTTAATACATTTTCAAGAACATCCTGTGGGATTTCGTCCAGTGTAGTAAAATCATTTGCTTCAAGAAAATCTTCAAAAGCGTCATTTGTAGGCGCAAAAACGGTAAAGGTAGCTGTAGGATCATCCAATGCTGCATCTAATCCGGTTCTTTCTAAGGCCGTTTTTAAGGTGGAAAAGTTTGGATTATTGACGGTGATGTCAAAAGCACTGTCTTGAATGACAAGGTTTGCGTCGTCGTCAGAATCACAACTTGTTACACTGATTGCTGCAATTGCTAGGAATGCAACTGCTAAAGGTTTTAATAGGGTTTTCATAATAAAAGATATTTTTTTTAAAATTATTTCCCATTCTGTTTAACGGTTTTGAACAAAATGTTAAACAAGTTTTGTTTAACAATCCTTTATAGATCTAATATGGCTTTGTTCGATCTTCCTACAGCTAATAAATAAGATCGTAAAACAAAAACATTAGTTAGATCATAAAATTGAATTTATCAATATTGTTTTCTGGTTGAATATTAAAGAATCAGCTTCTCTTTTCCCTCGTAATAAAGTACCCAGAGGTGATGCCTTAGAAATAATATAGACCTCTTTATGATCGACTTCAATTTTTCCAATGGCAACAGCTATGTAGAACCAGCCCGTAGATAGATGCACTAATGTTCCTGTTCCTATAGAGTTATTGGTTACTTGAGAGTCTATGCTTTGAAGTACATTCCAACGTTGTTTGGCATCAATTTGCTGTCTTTTGTAAAGATCTTCCTGGTTCTGGATCATTGCCATACCGGTTTCATATTTATCGCCGGCACTGCTTTTTGTTTCGTTGCTTTTGGCTTCCATCAGTTGATCCATACTGGATTGTATGGTATCCAACTGCTGTTGCACTATTTCGAGGCATTTGTTATGAATGGCAGTTTTAAATTGAATCCAGCTTGTCTCGTCCATCTATTGCTGTTGCAGTACAAAGTCCAGTGTGTGAATCACGCCATTGAAAGCAGTAATATTGGTCGCTACAAGATTGATGGTATTTCCCGAGCCGTCAATGATTGAAATACCGCTAGTCGTATTTACGGTAAAAGTTCCTGTTCCTAAAGGATCAATCGTCGCGCCATTTTCAAAGGCATCCTGGCGCAATGCCTGACTACCCAAAACATGATACAGCAACTTATCGTCAAAATTATTCTGGTCCAGCACGTCTTGAATGGTCTCAAATTGATCATTAGGGTCTGAAGCTATGAACGCAGCAAAAGCTGGATCACTAGGTGCAAAAAGCGTAAATGGTGCAGATGCATCGTCATTATTGTCCAGTACGATACTTAAACCTTCCTGATCCAAAGCCGTAGTCAGATTTGAAAAATTAGGATTGGAACTAATAAGCGTATAAATGCTGGGTAAATCCAGCACATCATCAACGATGTGAACTATACCATTGCTCACGCGATTATCGGGATCTGTCACCGTTGACTCATCATTGATACGCAAGGTGTTGTTCTCAACTTCTACAAATACATCGATCTGGGCATTGCCTACTTGCGCCAATGTTTTGAAATATTGAGAATTGAATTGACCAGTGGTTTTGATATCAGATTGCACATGATACAACAATATGGTTCTCAATAAGTCCTCGGGCACAGCTTCGATACTACTGTAGCTATTGGCTGCAAGAAAGGTTGAAAACGCCTGGTTGTTAGGTGCAAAAATGGTCAAACTACCTTCTTGATCCAGTGTAAAATCCAATTGGGTACGTTCTAGGGCTGCCACCATGCTAGTATGATCTGGACTTTCTTCTAGAAAATCCAGTGCCGTTGGGCCGTTGATCACATTCATGTTATCATCGTCATCCACACAGGAAACCGCTAACACCAAAACACTCAAAAACAAAAATGAATTCAAAAACTTCTTCATAGTACTACTCATAAACGTGCTGCAAAATAACGATTATGCAGCTAGCCTATTGCGTTCACGGTGTAAAACTCATTCAACTATTTCCATAGACAAAAAAATCGCGGGCATCAACAAATCAAATGCCGTCACATCGCGCATCGTTGCGAACTGACGTATTTTTGCAGCATGGCAAAAGTAGTAGTAGGACTTTCTGGTGGAGTAGACTCAAGTGTCGCCGCGCATCTTTTAAAAGAGCAAGGTCATGAGGTGATAGGGCTTTTTATGAAGAACTGGCACGATGACACCGTTACCATCAGTGACGAGTGTCCATGGTTGGAAGATTCAAACGATGCAATGCTGGTGGCTGATAAGCTGGGAATACCGTTCCAGACCGTCGATTTGAGTGAGCAATACAAGGAACGCATTGTCAACTATATGTTTGACGAGTATGCGCGCGGCCGCACGCCCAATCCTGATGTGCTGTGCAATCGAGAGATCAAGTTTGATGTTTTTATGGATATCGCCTTGGACCTTGGAGCAGACTTTGTTGCGACGGGTCACTACTGCCAGAAAACCACCACACAAGAAAACGGAAATACCATTCATCATTTGATTTCTGGAGCGGATGCCGGCAAGGACCAGAGCTATTTTTTATGCCAAGTCTCGCAGGAGCAGCTTGCCAAAACCCTTTTTCCTATAGGTCATCTTCAAAAAAGTGAAGTGCGCGAGATCGCTGCCGCAAAAGGCTTGATCACTGCAGGCAAAAAGGACAGTCAAGGATTGTGCTTCATTGGTAAAGTTCGACTACCTGATTTTTTACAGCAGCAACTCAAACCCAAAACTGGAAATATCGTAGAGATACCAACGCATTTAAGCGTTTCCAGAATGTCAGAATTGAGCAGTGATGATGAGGTGGTTTCGCTTTCGCGAAAGCGAACTTATCAAGAATCTGATGGAATCCTTAAAGGTCAGCATCAAGGAGCACACTATTTTACACGTGGCCAGCGCCGCGGCTTGAATGTAGGTGGCACTCCAGAGCCGTTGTTTGTCATTGAGACTGATGTGGATACCAATACGATTTATGTAGGTCAAGGAAAGGACCATGCCGGTTTGTATCGCCGCGGGCTCGTGATACAACCAGATGAAGTGCACTGGATAAGAACTGATTTGAAACTGGAAGTAGGCGAATCCATGGAAGTCATGGGTCGCATACGGTATCGTCAAAAGTTGGAGCCAGCCAAGCTGTACCAGCGAGAAGATGGACTTTATATGATTTTTGATGCGCCACAGAGTGCGATTTCACCAGGACAGTTTGCAGCTTGGTATAAAAATGGAGAGTGTTTGGGTTCTGGCGTAATTGCTTAACTTTCAGATATGAAATCTCTAGTCGTTTTAATAGTGATGCTTTTCACGGTATCGCTTTCTGCTCAAGAACTGCATGCACTGGTTTATTTTAAGGATAAGCCTAATGTGCAGAGTTCGCTGGAGAATCCATCAACCATTCTTACGCAACGGGCATTGGATCGCAAGCAACGTCACGGCATTGCCATCGATGAGCGTGACGTTCCCATGAATCAGAATTATGTGAACACCGTTAAATCACAGCCTGGTATAGATTACCGTACTCAATCTAAATGGTTCAATGCTGTACATGTGGTGGCAACTTTTGAGAACTTGGAAATCTTGAAGAATTTGAGTTTTGTGGATCGAGTGGAATATGCAGACCAGACCAAAAATGCGACTGTCGGTCAACGAGAAAAATTCAATGAAGACATCACCTTACCTGCCAATTATGGCGCTGCCACTAATCAGATTGAAATGATAGGTTTGGATGATTTGCATAATCGTGGATTTACCGGCGATGGAATCCTAATGGCCATAACTGATAGTGGTTTCCCTAATGTAGATATCAATAGAGCTTTTGAGACCGCTAGATCAGAAAACAGAATTGTAAGTGGCTACGACTTTGTAGCTGGTGACGCTAGTTTTTATGGCGATCATTTTCACGGCGCACGAGTCTTTAGCATTATCGCCGGGCAAATCAATACAGCGACTGATAATTATATAGGCACGGCTCCAGATGCCAGCTACTACCTATTTAGAACTGAAGACGCCGCCAGTGAAACTCCAGTCGAAATGAGTTACTGGGTCGCCGCTGCAGAGCGCGCCGATTCTTTAGGTGTTGATGTCATGAATGTCTCGTTGGGATATCTGGGGTTTGATAATTCCAATGAAAGCCTTACGTATCAAGATATGAATGGTACTTCTGTGATTTCTCGTGGCGCGACCATAGCAAGTGAAAAAGGAGTGCTGGTCGTGACCAGTGCTGGAAATTTTGGGAATAGTGCCAGCTATCCGTGGATTGCTGCACCAGCAGATGCTCCAGGTGTGTTTGCGATAGGCGCGGTAACCGCAAGTGGTATAAAATCCAGTTTTTCCAGTATAGGTCCAACGGTCGATGGACGCATACGTCCGCACATAGTCGCTCAAGGATCTGCCACCGCACTAGTACATGAGAATGACGGTCAGATTGTGACGGGAAATGGTACCAGTTACAGTGGTCCTGTCATCGCTGGAGCGATGGCGTGCTTACTGCAGGCTTATCCCAATTTGACGCCAGCACAGCTCATGCAAGCCGTTCAAGATTCAGGATCTCAGGCCACAAATCCAGACAACCAGTTAGGCTACGGTATTCCAGATTTCGGCAAGACCTTTCAAACCTTGTCCAGCCAGCAAGTTACCGCCATGGATGATTTGAAGTATTATGTTAAGGACCGTATTTTACACGTCTATATCGCTCAAGGCGAAAGCGCAATTCCTTTCCAACTCTACAACCTTCAAGGTCAATTGTTGATCGATAAAAACATCCTGCCACAGGACACCATAGATTTAAACGGATTCTCAAGCGGGATCTATCTTTTTAGATGGAAGGAGAAAGCGTTTAAGATTGCTTTAAACTAGAACAATACTTATGAAAAATCATATCAAAATATTTACCAGTGATTCCATAACCGTACACCGTATGGCAGACGTTTTGGAAAATAACAACATTTCGGTAATTGTCAAAGATGAAACCGAGTCTAGTAGATTGGCAGGCTTTGGAGTACCTGAGAACAGTGTAGAACTTTTTGTTTCACAAGAAGATGCGCAGAAAGCCCAAGAATTGATCGCATCAATATCCTAATTCAAGATCATTTTATAGATCTTGCGAGAAAGAATTCTAATTGATGAGCAATAAAATCACTCAACTTTTTCAAATCAAATATCCCATTGTTCAAGGCGGTATGGTCTGGGCAAGCGGTTGGAAACTGGCCAGTGCCGTAAGCAATGCAGGTGGTTTAGGCCTGATAGGTGCTGGGTCGATGTATCCACATGTGCTGCGCGAACACATTCAAAAAACAAAGAAAGCTACAAACAAACCTTATGGTGTGAATGTGCCTTTACTTTACTCTGATCTGGATGAGATTCTGGAAATCATCAAAGAGGAAAAAGTGCCTATTGTATTCACTAGTGCTGGTAATCCCAAAAGCTACACTCCACAATTAAAAGAAGCAGGAATTACAGTAGTTCACGTGGTAAGTTCCGTGAAATTTGCCTTGAAATCTCAAGAAGCTGGAGTTGATGCCGTCGTGGCAGAAGGTTTTGAAGCTGGTGGCCATAATGGACGTGAAGAATCCACCACCTTAACCTTGATACCACAGGTCGCAAAAGCTATTGATATTCCCTTAATGGCCGCTGGTGGTATCGCTACGGGTAGAGCCATGCTGGCAGCAATGACATTGGGCGCTGATGGTGTTCAAGTAGGTAGTAGGTTTGTCTGTACTCCAGAAGCCAGCAGTCATATCAATTTTAAAAAAGCGATTGTAGAAGCAGGTGAAGGTGATACCCACTTGACTCTAAAGGAATTGGCGCCCGTACGATTGATGCGCAACAAATTCTGGAATCAGGTGCAGGAATTATATCAGCAATCGCCAACTAAGGAAGATCTGACCCAATTGCTGGGAAGAGCCAGAGCAAAAAAAGGCATGTTTGAAGGTGATCTCGATAATGGTGAGTTAGAAATAGGTCAAGTATCTGGATTGATTGATGACATCATTCCTGCGGCCCAAGTCGTTGAAGACATGGTCGGAGAATATGAAGCGGCCCGCAAAGAAATGATGGAAAAATCCTTGTATGCCTAGAGCACAAACCGCTCTGGAAGAGCGCTGGAACGTCATCACGCATGGTTTTGGATTTATCCTATTTGCATGCACTAGTGTTATTCTTTTGCAGCAAGCATCATCAAGTGCTGCATCTTATGCACTGCTCGCCATAATTATATATGGTGTGTCGCAATTATTTTTATATGCAGCATCCACCTCATATCACTATGCCAAGCCAGAAAAAATCAAGTGGACCTTGCGCAAGATGGATCACATCTCCATTTATTTTTCCATTGCAGGAACGTATACGCCAGTTTGCTTGATCAGTCTGGAGCAGAGTAGTGGCTGGCTCATTCTGGCAGCAGTTTGGGGCGTTGCTTTGTTTGGAACGATTTGGAAACTTTTCTTTACTGGTAAGTTTGAAGCTTTCTCGAGCATATTATATCTGGTGATGGGTTGGATGGTAGTTTTGGATCTGGAATCCTTGCAAGCTGCCTTTAGCGCACAGCAGATGATGTGGCTTATTGCTGGAGGCATTTTCTTCTCGGTTGGAATTGTTTTCTACGCTTGGAACAAGCTATACTTCAACCACGTCATTTGGCACTTTTTTGTTCTAGGCGGTAGCTTGAGTCACTTGATAATGGTATGGCTCATATTGAAATAGACGTGATGGATGTATCGCTTTCGCGAAAGCGAAATACTAAATCATAAAAGCCAGTCCGGCACCAGCCAGCATTACAATCATTTTGGCAAGATTGAATTGGTGTCCATCACTGGATTCCAGAATCAATGTGGTAGAAACGTGTAAAACGATCCCAGCTACTAATGCCTTGATGGGAAGCATGTAGGCGTCAGCGAAATCTGCGTATTGTGCGATGATGCTTCCCAACGGAGACATGATCGCAAAAATGGAAATGACCAAAAGTATTTTAGTAACTGAAGCCTTATTAGCAATCAGGAATCCTGTAAAAATGAAGGCGATAGGTATTTTGTGAATCGCCACACCATAGGTCATACCATTAGCTTCTTGCAGCGGCATACCTTCCAGAAAGGCGTGTAAACATAGGCTTACAAATAACGCGATGGGAAATTTAGTAACATCATGATGTACGTGAAGGTGACCATGTTCAGCTCCTTTTGAGAAAAACTCTAGAATGATCTGTACAAAAACACCTGCGATGAGGTAAATGCCAAAAGTTGCATCACCAGATTCATAAATCTCGGGAAGAAATTCTGTGGCCACGGCGCTCAATAAAAACGCTCCAGAAAATGCCAGCAATAACTTCATGCGCTGCCTAGAAACTTCTTTAAATATAAATGCCGTTGCGCTGCCTATAACGACAGCGAGAAATGGCAACCACAAATTCATC includes these proteins:
- a CDS encoding fasciclin domain-containing protein, with the protein product MKTLLKPLAVAFLAIAAISVTSCDSDDDANLVIQDSAFDITVNNPNFSTLKTALERTGLDAALDDPTATFTVFAPTNDAFEDFLEANDFTTLDEIPQDVLENVLRNHVLGSVNRAADLESNYYKTLAVNADGDSFDMFINTNDGILINNFVFVELGSSDIPVSNGVVHVVDEVITLPTVATLAASNPTFSNLVTALSQEQLVPALQNTMTTGTNPAPFTVFAPTNDAFQALIDADPNDGLNSIADVLALDNLDAILLYHVASGAAVRQEDITDGLVVDPITTGTFTINTTNGVTITDGSGNNDIEVIATNVTGSNGVVHAIDFVLLPE
- a CDS encoding NAD(P)H-dependent flavin oxidoreductase; translated protein: MSNKITQLFQIKYPIVQGGMVWASGWKLASAVSNAGGLGLIGAGSMYPHVLREHIQKTKKATNKPYGVNVPLLYSDLDEILEIIKEEKVPIVFTSAGNPKSYTPQLKEAGITVVHVVSSVKFALKSQEAGVDAVVAEGFEAGGHNGREESTTLTLIPQVAKAIDIPLMAAGGIATGRAMLAAMTLGADGVQVGSRFVCTPEASSHINFKKAIVEAGEGDTHLTLKELAPVRLMRNKFWNQVQELYQQSPTKEDLTQLLGRARAKKGMFEGDLDNGELEIGQVSGLIDDIIPAAQVVEDMVGEYEAARKEMMEKSLYA
- a CDS encoding DUF1569 domain-containing protein, which codes for MKNPLQKQFDQLETYLEKGNLVAPNVSAKGIYWHIDHSLRILEGVPEMMRQSKPEDFKPKSSLLKFVIMNTSWMPRGKGKAPKDVLPDEGELDKDSIKVRLDRTFHQVNSIRDLDEKAFMRHPLFGSLDKKETIKFLKIHTHHHIKILKDIVKKSNA
- a CDS encoding S8 family serine peptidase — encoded protein: MKSLVVLIVMLFTVSLSAQELHALVYFKDKPNVQSSLENPSTILTQRALDRKQRHGIAIDERDVPMNQNYVNTVKSQPGIDYRTQSKWFNAVHVVATFENLEILKNLSFVDRVEYADQTKNATVGQREKFNEDITLPANYGAATNQIEMIGLDDLHNRGFTGDGILMAITDSGFPNVDINRAFETARSENRIVSGYDFVAGDASFYGDHFHGARVFSIIAGQINTATDNYIGTAPDASYYLFRTEDAASETPVEMSYWVAAAERADSLGVDVMNVSLGYLGFDNSNESLTYQDMNGTSVISRGATIASEKGVLVVTSAGNFGNSASYPWIAAPADAPGVFAIGAVTASGIKSSFSSIGPTVDGRIRPHIVAQGSATALVHENDGQIVTGNGTSYSGPVIAGAMACLLQAYPNLTPAQLMQAVQDSGSQATNPDNQLGYGIPDFGKTFQTLSSQQVTAMDDLKYYVKDRILHVYIAQGESAIPFQLYNLQGQLLIDKNILPQDTIDLNGFSSGIYLFRWKEKAFKIALN
- the trmD gene encoding tRNA (guanosine(37)-N1)-methyltransferase TrmD; this encodes MRIDIITVLPELIQSPFEASILKRAVEKGIVEVHMHDLRRYGLNKYNQVDDYQYGGGAGMVMMIEPIDKMITELSADRKYDEIIYMTPDGETLNQGIANQLSLKENIIILCGHYKGVDQRVRDLYVTKEISIGDYVLSGGELGAAVLCDAVIRLIPNVISDETSALTDSFQDGLLAPPVYTRPAEYKGAKVPEILLSGNLPKIDEWREEQAFKRTKERRPDLLTDD
- a CDS encoding ZIP family metal transporter, translating into MMNLWLPFLAVVIGSATAFIFKEVSRQRMKLLLAFSGAFLLSAVATEFLPEIYESGDATFGIYLIAGVFVQIILEFFSKGAEHGHLHVHHDVTKFPIALFVSLCLHAFLEGMPLQEANGMTYGVAIHKIPIAFIFTGFLIANKASVTKILLVISIFAIMSPLGSIIAQYADFADAYMLPIKALVAGIVLHVSTTLILESSDGHQFNLAKMIVMLAGAGLAFMI
- the mnmA gene encoding tRNA 2-thiouridine(34) synthase MnmA, with protein sequence MAKVVVGLSGGVDSSVAAHLLKEQGHEVIGLFMKNWHDDTVTISDECPWLEDSNDAMLVADKLGIPFQTVDLSEQYKERIVNYMFDEYARGRTPNPDVLCNREIKFDVFMDIALDLGADFVATGHYCQKTTTQENGNTIHHLISGADAGKDQSYFLCQVSQEQLAKTLFPIGHLQKSEVREIAAAKGLITAGKKDSQGLCFIGKVRLPDFLQQQLKPKTGNIVEIPTHLSVSRMSELSSDDEVVSLSRKRTYQESDGILKGQHQGAHYFTRGQRRGLNVGGTPEPLFVIETDVDTNTIYVGQGKDHAGLYRRGLVIQPDEVHWIRTDLKLEVGESMEVMGRIRYRQKLEPAKLYQREDGLYMIFDAPQSAISPGQFAAWYKNGECLGSGVIA
- a CDS encoding fasciclin domain-containing protein, encoding MSSTMKKFLNSFLFLSVLVLAVSCVDDDDNMNVINGPTALDFLEESPDHTSMVAALERTQLDFTLDQEGSLTIFAPNNQAFSTFLAANSYSSIEAVPEDLLRTILLYHVQSDIKTTGQFNSQYFKTLAQVGNAQIDVFVEVENNTLRINDESTVTDPDNRVSNGIVHIVDDVLDLPSIYTLISSNPNFSNLTTALDQEGLSIVLDNNDDASAPFTLFAPSDPAFAAFIASDPNDQFETIQDVLDQNNFDDKLLYHVLGSQALRQDAFENGATIDPLGTGTFTVNTTSGISIIDGSGNTINLVATNITAFNGVIHTLDFVLQQQ
- a CDS encoding putative signal transducing protein, encoding MKNHIKIFTSDSITVHRMADVLENNNISVIVKDETESSRLAGFGVPENSVELFVSQEDAQKAQELIASIS
- the trhA gene encoding PAQR family membrane homeostasis protein TrhA → MPRAQTALEERWNVITHGFGFILFACTSVILLQQASSSAASYALLAIIIYGVSQLFLYAASTSYHYAKPEKIKWTLRKMDHISIYFSIAGTYTPVCLISLEQSSGWLILAAVWGVALFGTIWKLFFTGKFEAFSSILYLVMGWMVVLDLESLQAAFSAQQMMWLIAGGIFFSVGIVFYAWNKLYFNHVIWHFFVLGGSLSHLIMVWLILK
- a CDS encoding transcription elongation factor, coding for MDETSWIQFKTAIHNKCLEIVQQQLDTIQSSMDQLMEAKSNETKSSAGDKYETGMAMIQNQEDLYKRQQIDAKQRWNVLQSIDSQVTNNSIGTGTLVHLSTGWFYIAVAIGKIEVDHKEVYIISKASPLGTLLRGKREADSLIFNQKTILINSIL